ggaggggggtGGTGAGAGTTGGCATCCTTATCTTCTTCCAGTTCTTGGAGGGAATGCTTTAAACTTTCCCCATTcatattatgttggctgtgggtttgtcatagatggcatttattactttgaggtatgtccctttaATGCCAATTTTGCGGAGAGTTTTAATcacaaagggatgctggattttgtcaaatgctttttctgcatctgttgagatgatcatgtgatttttgtttttaattgtgtttatgtggtatataacatttattgacttgtgtatgttaagcCATTtgtgcatccctggtatgaaactcaatcatggtggattatctatGGCAGCAGTAATTTAGTAGTGATTATTTCCTAATTTGCGTTTAACTGGGTTCTTTTAATTTATTAGAGCTAGATTCACTAACTTACCAGTAGAGGTCTCCTCTTTCCCTATAGAAAGCGTTCCCAAAGGCAACTGTTTGGACTCAAGTAGGAATAATTTGCAAAATCATTAGCAAAGTTGCAGTTGAAATGTAAAAACCTACCAATTTTTGTTACCTCTATTgccaaatataaatttaatttttatgtttaaaacattttaaatctaaTATCTTGTGTTTTTAGAGATTACAGCCAAAGTAAATTTGGCCTTTCGTTTAAGCTAAATTATAAGATGGGCCAAAATGAATCAAGCaaaaatattcagttttcaaAGACCACTCTAATTCACCTGCTTAATAACAGTTTAACTGGTTTTACCTTTCTCCATGGAAACATGTCAACCATTGAAGActattaataaacaaatatttattaaacttttgCATTATGCtgagaaaaatggaaatgaataagATGCCAtccttgttctttcttttactttgcaTACTCTTTTTTCGTTCTAacgggaattttttttttcatattctgcttctgcttctaGACTAACTGAAAACTCTTAATCATTAAGACCCATTTCAAAAGACACCTCTAGTCTGAAGGCCTTCTTCTCACTCCCTTCTCTAGATTCTCATGGCATTTGTTCACACCTCTATTATCCAACCACGTTGGGTGTTATTTATCTCTTTATATGTTATCTGtctttattaaattatatgttCTATGAGGTCAGGAACCTtgtctttctgtgtgtctctttctcctttgttcttgtttttgtttgttttgtcttacCATTGTTGCCTTTGCACTAAGTATAGCagacattcaataaacattttttgagtgaatgaatgaatggacatggCATTTGAGTAAAGTCTTGAGGTTGGGTGGGATTTCCACAGGTTGATGGTGATGGGGGAGGGAGGCTAAGAGAAAACAGCCTGAGTAGAAGCTGGGAAAGCCCATATTTGTAAATAAGATTGACAACTAACAGAGTTATTCGAGGTGGGCACAGGCAGAGAGAGCTTTAACAAAAAGCTGGAAGGGGTTGAGAACATGATAAGAGGTAGTGGAGCAGAGGCTTGCAGTAATGAAGacggctatggtggaaaagggatgAAAAGGGTAGTTGGTTCTGTCTTCAGTTCACATCTCTCACTGTTCCACGGCCTCAGCATCCTCAATCACTTCCTCAGCTCTAAGGTGTTTCCCTCTCAGGCATCTTTCTagtcctcttctttctcttgaaTTCCAGACCATGTAATGATTGAGGAAAGGACCCCGGGCTGGTAGAGAACTGGGTTCAGGTTTCAACACTACCACCAATTAGTCATGAAACATTGAGCAAGTCCCTTTAAACACATGCATTTATTAATACCCCACCTTGTTTCAGAAAGGATTTAGGGTGTCAGGAAGTTACTTAATAtcagggcttcagtttcctcacctctaaATGAGAGATTTCATCCAGGTGATCTAAATTCCTTACAGCTTTAACATTTTGTGACCTCTGATTCCAGTGATTTGTTGGTCACTTGCACTTAGAAATCCTGCTAACACTTAGTATGTAGATtatgaaaaactaaaagaaaaaaatctgaacctATAACCCTGTTCTCCTGATGTGATTTCTTTTAGTGGCATCACCATCCTACTACCAGTGACCCAGGGCCAAAACTTGGTGTCATTTTCAACTCCTCTAGTCCTTGCCCCTACATCTCACTTAACTGAGTCATATGGAACTAACTGTAATGTCATTCCCATCCTTCCCCAACTAGGCCCTTTCGTATGGCCTCCTGTGATTGAAGCCCTTGCTGACTGGCTGTCCCATTCTGTTGACCCTGAATCTTGATGCTGCTGTGTAAATTTCTTGAAGCACAACTGTAATAGTGCTAAtgctttgttctattttatttatttatttatttatttttgagatggagtatcgctctgttgcccaggctggagtgcagtgtggtgcaatctcagctcactgcaatctctgcctcccgggttcaagcgattctcctgcctcagcctcccgagtagctgggactacaggcgcatgccaccatgcctggctaatttttttttgtatttttagtagagacaggatttcaccgtgttagccaggatggtctcgatatcctgacctcgtgatctgcctgcctcggcctcccagaggccAGTGGTTTGTTCAGAAACCTCGGTGACTCCCTGCCACCTACAGAATACAGCCCAAATTCCCTGGCTGAGCATGCAAAACACTTCATGACCTGACTGTGCAAGTTGCCTGCCTCTTCTCATGACTCACATGTGCTAGTGAAACTGAAAATAACATGCCTTAAATGTTTCTGCTTCAGCTAATAATCTGGCATAATTTTTCCTGGCACCTTTGTTTGTTGAAATCCTTTCTGTCCTTATTTTAACTCTTTTGAGGCATTTATCAAGTTCTGTCACTTATTTTAACTACTTGGTAACGTGTCTTAGCCCACTTCATCCTGCATTAAATTGTCAGATGCTCAAAGCAAACAccatgtttcatttatctttgtctccccatccccacctccctgccaCACCCAGTCCCCTGCACACACCTAGCACACTACTAGGGAAACTTGAATTGAGGTAAATCAAATCGAAACCTACTCCAGGAATCACTTTCTCAAATTATGGTTATACATTTTGACAGCTGGAAATTAAGCAAAtcatctcattttacaaatgagaaaaccagaGGTCAGAGAGGTGAAGTTACTTGCCCAGTCTTTCCCAGCTGCccttaaaacagtttttttgtttacACTGCTCTGGTAACACCACTTGCAGCCTTGTCATAGGTAGATCTATTTTCATGTCTCCTCTTCTTTCCTGGATGCAAGCATCTTAACCTTGACACGTTGCTCTTTCGGTGATTTTAGTGTGTCATTTTGATGCTGGAAATATAGATGGGGAATAGAGCCAGCTTCAGCAAATTCATAGCTACAGCGCCTGAATGGACACTAGATGGCAGTACAACAGACAGACTCCAATTGAGGTTTCAACAGTGGAACTTAACGTTCAAGCCGGAAGGAACCTTAGACACCATCCAGTCCAACCCCTCATTTTTTtgcagcaaacaaataaaaaaccccaAGAACAAGAAACAGGAGTGACTTGCTCAGTAATTGTTGAGTGACAAGTGAGTCATCAGCTTTATCAGTACAAGAGCATTGACTTTGAAGTAAGTTGCTATATGTATGGGACTCTGATGATGATCTAATGTAAGTACTGTTTTGTGTGTCTAGATCAAATGATGCTGTTTGGAAAAATTTCCCAGCAGTTGTGTGGCGTAAAGAAACTCCCATGGTCATGTGACTCCAGATACTTCTGGGGCTGGTTGAATGCAGTGTTTAATAAGTAAGTTACTCTAAATAAAGTGAAGAAATGTGGAGATGGTTACAGCTAAATAAGTTCCCAATAGCTCATTTGGctatttctcatatttcaaatgttattttaacaATTTGTGCAGTGTGATCCTAATTTTGTTTACAAACAAAACCCACACAAACATGGAAAAAACAccagaaaaatatattacaaaatattaattGTGGCTGTTTCAGAATTTCAGTGATTTTTCTTACTTGTCCTTTTGATACATTtcaagttttctaaaataaacattttataatcagaaaaacttactaaatataattttaaagtattttatttttatggctttttaaaGGAATGTAGTTAACCTTTTGAATTCTATCAAAGTAACTCGGGttttcaaaaaattagtgggTGGAACACTTAGAAATGTCATTTTGAAACTGTTGAAACTAACCTTTTAATTACTTAATACAGCATTATGATCACTAGCTAGAGAAAAAAGCATATATAGAAATTAGTAAATATCACTTAATTAGATTAATTTGAACACAGATtcagaattattttctctttaatcttTTGTTATTAATACAAATTCTAACCAAGTATAGTCATTCATAGAATAGTTACTAAGTATCTCTGGTGTCAAGCACTCTACTATATGTGAATCAATGAAAAGTTGTGTCTgataaattcatataaaaataatacgCCTTGACAATGTTCAcctggaaacaaaaacaaaactaaaaacgtTAGTagactacagtttttttttttgttttgttttttttgcatgGATCTCACTAATACATTTATCTTCCTCCTCAGTCACTTGAAATGAAAATTTGTTGCATTCTGTATTGTTTATGTCAGTTAATATAGTTAACAAGCTAGTGATTATTGTAAAAGCaaactgctttttttctcttgccaaCAGGGTGGATTATGATCGCATCAGGGATGTTGGCCCTGACAGGGCGGCATCCGAGTGGTTGCTGCGCTGTGGGGCCATGGTGCGCTACCATGGCCAGGAGAGGTGGCAGAAGGACTACAACCACCTTCCAACAGGCCCTCTGGACAAATACAAGATTCAGGCGATCGATGCCACCGACTCTTGTATCATGAGCATTGGATTTGATCACATGGGTAACTACCCTATCATTTTGCTAATAGAAAATGCAGATGATTCACAGTGACCATTTTGTTGCAGTTGACTCACAATTATAGTCATAGGTTTGTCCTTTTTGCCCATTTCAGTATAGTCAAGTTTGTTTCTTCCTGtgtttgatatttattttcaaagtaaaCTGAGGTTACAGAcaccttcctctctttcctcctctcactAAGCTTGTTTCTATATGTCTCTAGTCTTTGGTTTATTGACTTAAAATCCAGGGCCTTGTTTGTCAAACTATCTTTGTCAAACTTCTGTCATTGAGAAGCCCTCAATAATGCAGGAATAATTATATCCACACAGCTGCTGCTTacgtgggcttttttttttttctttcttttttttttttttttgagacagagtctcgctctgtcgcccaggctggagtgcagtggcgtaatctcggctcactgccagctctgcctcccgggttcacgccattctcttgcctcagcctcctgagtagctgggactataggcgcccgccaccatgcccggttaattttgtttttgtatttttagtagagatggggtttcaccgtgttagccaggatggtctcgatctcctgacctcgtgatctgcctgccaaagtgctgggattacaggcgtgagccactgtgcctggcatctttttttttttggtttttttttttttttttgagacagagtctcactctgtcgccaaggctagagtgcagtggcgcgatcttggctcactgcaacctctacctcctgggttcaactgattctcctgcctcagcctcacaagtagctgggactacaggcgtgcactaccacgtcaggctaatttttctatttttagtagagacaaggttttgccgttttggccaggctagtcttgaattcctgacctcaggtgatccacccgcctcagcctcccaaagtgctgggattacaggtgtgagccactgggcctggccctaTGTGGGCATTTCTTTCCTCCACTGTGTGGGCATCTGACTGTGGAATGGTCCTGTCCATCAGCACAAGCTCTATAGTGAATTCCTTATATGGTAAATAGGGTGAGCAGTCATTCCAGTTTTCATGGGACTAAGAGGTTTCCCAGGACATAGGACTTTCAGTCCTAAAACCAAGTCAGTCCTGGGCAAACCAGGACAGTTTGTCATCTTAGTGGTAAAGCAGATGCTTAATCTGTACTTTTTCTCCCCAGAGGGCCTAGAGCATGTTGAAAAAATAAGGCTGTGCAAGTGTCATTATATCGAGGATGACTGTTTGCTGAGACTTAGTCAACttgaaaatttacaaaaaaccatattggaaatggaaataatatccTGTGGGAATATCACAGACAAAGGCATCATTGCTTTGCTTCATTTAAGGTAGATGATCAAAGCCAAAGTGGAAACTTGATAATGCTGTTAAGGTGAATAGTTAGAATTTAATTGACTGTGAGGGGTGGTGTCTTTTTTTCGTTctgaaaagtataattttaaaaaatgacctcaCTTTCATCTGTAATACTTTAAAACAGCTAAAATGATCAACCTTAATACATTaatgttttattgaattttttatagagtatatttttaaaaattaaatctacaTTAAGCACCTAGCATGGTGCCTGTCACAGTAAGCCCTCAGTAAGCATCAACGATTatgctttctctccttttttttaaaagcaatttctcCTATGGTTTTGATATTTTCAAGACATTTGGTGTATACCTATTAGCATTTTACCATGTAATTATTTTgcttgagggggaaaaaaaccttgaaataattaactttctgtctctagaGCCTAGAACACTGCCTGACACTGTAATAATCATCAAAAGCATGCATCCACTGGTTAGGAAAGCTGTTCTACATCCTCTTGTGCCACCAACCAGACCCATGCCATGGCCTGGAGCAAGTCACCTAATCCCAAATGCAAAAACAGATAATACTAGCAAGGAATGtgtaattctaaaatttgtaagaTTCTGAGTCTCATCAGCGTgatgaaaaaagaatagaagtttttttgtttgtttgtttttttgagatggagtcttgcttttgttgcccaggttggagtgcaatggcacaatcttgggtcactacaacttccacttcctgggttcaagcgattctcctgcctcagcttcctgagtagctgggattacaggcgcccaccaccacgcccggctaatttttatattttcagtagagacgggggtttcaccatgttggccaagctggtctcaaactcctgaactcatgatctgcccgcctcggcctcccaaagtgctgggattacaggcgtgagccaccgtgcctggcctagaagttTGTTTAATCAAATCCCTATGTTAGAGATCTCAACATTCAAATTATGAATCTAATTAATGTAGTTCTGCTTTAATATATAATGGATCTGCCAGTAACCTCAGTATCACAGGaagtttaagaaattttaaacattaggACCAAAAGTACTAGACTGTTCATCTCTTACATTACTTGAAGCTTCAAAGCTTCATCTTTTAGTAGAAACTCTAATATCTTTAAGAATTTTCGCAGTTTTTCCCCTTTTGGGGTTGAGATTCACATTTCATGTTTCACATGCAAAGGATATCTACatcattataaatatacattttatttagaatGATTCAGCTAGAAATATTGACGTAACCCAAAGTCTGTGTTACTTCCTGGCATGAATTTCATCTCTAAGGCTACCGCTCTAAAAGTAATTTTGAAGGCATAGGGTGATATAGATTCATTTTctacataattttctttctttaagtcagtaaattgagtttatttttaatgctCTTGGCCAAATTGAagtgacttttttctttatttgcagaaacctcaaatatttgttgttaagtgatcttcctggagtaagagaaaaagaaaatcttgtccAAGCCTTTAAGACAGCACTGCCTTCTCTGGAACTAAAATTACAATTGAAGTAAAATAATGTGTCTTATTTCAGTATAAAGGATCATTTGAAACTGTTGATTCTGAACATCAACTAATATTATATAGTCATCAGTAGAATTATAAGGATGCCATAATATGACATTTTAGAAGTGGAGAGTGCATCatatgtagaaaataaatatcCAGACGTGACTCACTAATGTTACTAAGTTGAAAGTGAGAATTTatatacattaattcattttaagaaaagtgcagctgggcacggtggctcatgcctgtaatcctagcactttgggaggccaaagcgggcagatcacctgaggtcaggagttcgagaccaaccatggccatcatggtgaaaccctatctctactaaaaaaacaaaattagctggatgtgatggtgcatgcctttaatcccagctactctggaggctgaggcaggagaatcacttgacttgggaggtggaggttgcagggacccgagattgcgccactgcactccagcctgggtgacagagcgagactgtctcaaaaaaaaaaaaagaaaaaagaaaaaaatgtaaactagataacattttaattctaatatatttatttaatatgtaaatCTATAGGTATCTCTTGATATAGATATTTATTTA
The genomic region above belongs to Pongo pygmaeus isolate AG05252 chromosome 15, NHGRI_mPonPyg2-v2.0_pri, whole genome shotgun sequence and contains:
- the DMAC2L gene encoding ATP synthase subunit s, mitochondrial isoform X8 is translated as MVLKTGGFPAQVLSLHAAIHVRCDLLLLAFHHDCEASPAMWNYQMMLFGKISQQLCGVKKLPWSCDSRYFWGWLNAVFNKVDYDRIRDVGPDRAASEWLLRCGAMVRYHGQERWQKDYNHLPTGPLDKYKIQAIDATDSCIMSIGFDHMETSNICC
- the DMAC2L gene encoding ATP synthase subunit s, mitochondrial isoform X4, with protein sequence MVLKTGGFPAQVLSLHAAIHVRCDLLLLAFHHDCEASPAMWNYQMMLFGKISQQLCGVKKLPWSCDSRYFWGWLNAVFNKVDYDRIRDVGPDRAASEWLLRCGAMVRYHGQERWQKDYNHLPTGPLDKYKIQAIDATDSCIMSIGFDHMEGLEHVEKIRLCKCHYIEDDCLLRLSQLENLQKTILEMEIISCGNITDKGIIALLHLR
- the DMAC2L gene encoding ATP synthase subunit s, mitochondrial isoform X6 encodes the protein MVLKTGGFPAQVLSLHAAIHVRCDLLLLAFHHDCEASPAMWNYQMMLFGKISQQLCGVKKLPWSCDSRYFWGWLNAVFNKVDYDRIRDVGPDRAASEWLLRCGAMVRYHGQERWQKDYNHLPTGPLDKYKIQAIDATDSCIMSIGFDHMGPAASLLSLLFKRVSCGAFINLLLAI
- the DMAC2L gene encoding ATP synthase subunit s, mitochondrial isoform X3; this encodes MVLKTGGFPAQVLSLHAAIHVRCDLLLLAFHHDCEASPAMWNYQMMLFGKISQQLCGVKKLPWSCDSRYFWGWLNAVFNKVDYDRIRDVGPDRAASEWLLRCGAMVRYHGQERWQKDYNHLPTGPLDKYKIQAIDATDSCIMSIGFDHMEGLEHVEKIRLCKCHYIEDDCLLRLSQLENLQKTILEMEIISCGNITDKGIIALLHLRA
- the DMAC2L gene encoding ATP synthase subunit s, mitochondrial isoform X2 — protein: MVLKTGGFPAQVLSLHAAIHVRCDLLLLAFHHDCEASPAMWNYQMMLFGKISQQLCGVKKLPWSCDSRYFWGWLNAVFNKVDYDRIRDVGPDRAASEWLLRCGAMVRYHGQERWQKDYNHLPTGPLDKYKIQAIDATDSCIMSIGFDHMEGLEHVEKIRLCKCHYIEDDCLLRLSQLENLQKTILEMEIISCGNITDKGIIALLHLRACCFPSQPAV
- the DMAC2L gene encoding ATP synthase subunit s, mitochondrial isoform X1 — translated: MVLKTGGFPAQVLSLHAAIHVRCDLLLLAFHHDCEASPAMWNYQMMLFGKISQQLCGVKKLPWSCDSRYFWGWLNAVFNKVDYDRIRDVGPDRAASEWLLRCGAMVRYHGQERWQKDYNHLPTGPLDKYKIQAIDATDSCIMSIGFDHMEGLEHVEKIRLCKCHYIEDDCLLRLSQLENLQKTILEMEIISCGNITDKGIIALLHLRNLKYLLLSDLPGVREKENLVQAFKTALPSLELKLQLK
- the DMAC2L gene encoding ATP synthase subunit s, mitochondrial isoform X9; translated protein: MMLFGKISQQLCGVKKLPWSCDSRYFWGWLNAVFNKVDYDRIRDVGPDRAASEWLLRCGAMVRYHGQERWQKDYNHLPTGPLDKYKIQAIDATDSCIMSIGFDHMETSNICC
- the DMAC2L gene encoding ATP synthase subunit s, mitochondrial isoform X5, whose translation is MMLFGKISQQLCGVKKLPWSCDSRYFWGWLNAVFNKVDYDRIRDVGPDRAASEWLLRCGAMVRYHGQERWQKDYNHLPTGPLDKYKIQAIDATDSCIMSIGFDHMEGLEHVEKIRLCKCHYIEDDCLLRLSQLENLQKTILEMEIISCGNITDKGIIALLHLRNLKYLLLSDLPGVREKENLVQAFKTALPSLELKLQLK
- the DMAC2L gene encoding ATP synthase subunit s, mitochondrial isoform X7; this encodes MMLFGKISQQLCGVKKLPWSCDSRYFWGWLNAVFNKVDYDRIRDVGPDRAASEWLLRCGAMVRYHGQERWQKDYNHLPTGPLDKYKIQAIDATDSCIMSIGFDHMEGLEHVEKIRLCKCHYIEDDCLLRLSQLENLQKTILEMEIISCGNITDKGIIALLHLRACCFPSQPAV